The following proteins are encoded in a genomic region of Planococcus lenghuensis:
- a CDS encoding acyl-CoA dehydrogenase, whose protein sequence is MELRFTDEQRMMRDMVRDFAKKEIEPFIPRMEAGEFPRNILNKMGELGLMGIIVPEKYGGSEMDFTSYITAIHELSKASATVGVILSVHTSVGTTPILNFGTDEQIQKYVPRLASGEHLGAFALTEPSAGSDAGSLKSRAVFKGDEYVINGSKVFITNGGEADVYILFASTDPEKGSRGISAFIVEKDFPGLIIGKDERKLGLHGSRTVQLTLEDLRVPRENLLGNEGEGFTVAMANLNCGRIGIAAQALGIAEAALEYAVAYAKEREQFGKPIAANQGIGFKLADMATDVEAARLLVYQVADLYGRGKICNKEASMAKLFASRAATKVAIDAVQVFGGYGYTEEYPVERLFRDAKITEIYEGTSEIQRLVVSKQLLK, encoded by the coding sequence ATGGAGTTGCGTTTTACAGATGAACAGCGCATGATGCGCGACATGGTCCGCGATTTTGCAAAAAAAGAAATCGAGCCGTTCATTCCACGGATGGAAGCAGGAGAGTTCCCGCGCAACATTTTAAACAAAATGGGGGAACTCGGACTGATGGGAATCATCGTCCCGGAGAAATACGGCGGATCGGAAATGGACTTCACGAGCTATATCACGGCGATCCATGAATTGTCAAAAGCGAGTGCGACGGTCGGTGTTATCCTGTCTGTTCATACATCCGTCGGAACGACGCCGATCCTCAATTTCGGAACGGATGAACAGATTCAGAAATACGTGCCGCGTCTCGCATCCGGTGAGCACCTCGGTGCTTTTGCCCTGACGGAACCGTCCGCCGGATCCGATGCCGGAAGCCTGAAATCGCGTGCGGTCTTCAAAGGCGATGAGTACGTCATCAACGGTTCCAAAGTCTTCATTACAAATGGCGGTGAGGCGGATGTCTACATTTTGTTCGCGTCAACGGATCCCGAAAAAGGCTCCCGTGGCATCTCGGCGTTTATTGTTGAAAAGGATTTTCCGGGACTGATCATCGGAAAAGATGAACGAAAACTGGGACTTCACGGTTCCCGGACGGTGCAGCTGACGCTTGAAGATTTGCGCGTGCCGAGAGAGAATTTGCTTGGCAATGAAGGCGAAGGCTTTACAGTGGCAATGGCCAACCTCAATTGCGGGCGGATCGGCATTGCGGCCCAGGCGCTCGGCATCGCGGAAGCGGCACTGGAATACGCGGTGGCGTATGCAAAAGAACGGGAACAATTCGGCAAACCGATTGCGGCGAACCAAGGCATCGGCTTCAAACTTGCCGATATGGCGACCGATGTGGAAGCGGCCCGGCTCCTCGTTTACCAGGTTGCAGATCTGTACGGCCGCGGAAAAATCTGCAATAAAGAAGCGTCGATGGCGAAACTGTTCGCCTCACGCGCGGCAACAAAAGTGGCGATCGACGCCGTCCAAGTGTTCGGCGGCTACGGCTATACGGAAGAATATCCTGTGGAGCGGCTGTTCCGCGACGCAAAAATCACAGAGATTTATGAAGGCACAAGTGAAATCCAGCGGCTTGTCGTATCCAAACAGCTGCTCAAATGA
- a CDS encoding 3-hydroxybutyryl-CoA dehydrogenase — MTIENVMVIGAGQMGSGIAQVCAQAGFNVTLNDMKEEAYNRGIQGITKNLSRDVEKGRKTEEEKEGILGRITKSLDLNDAKNADIVIEAAVENMDVKHSIFKTLDAAAPEHAILATNTSSLPITEIAAATNRPERVIGMHFMNPVPVMQLVEIIRGLATTDEVYTAVEDMTTKLGKTPVEVQDFPGFVSNRILMPMINEAIFTLQEGVASKEAIDSVMKLGMNHPMGPLTLADFIGLDTCLYIMEILYEGFGDSKYRPSPLLRKYVAAGWLGKKTGRGFYDYS, encoded by the coding sequence ATGACAATTGAAAACGTAATGGTCATCGGAGCAGGCCAGATGGGATCCGGTATCGCTCAGGTTTGCGCGCAAGCCGGCTTTAATGTGACATTGAACGATATGAAAGAAGAAGCCTATAACCGCGGCATTCAAGGCATCACGAAAAACTTATCCCGCGATGTAGAAAAAGGGCGCAAAACGGAAGAAGAGAAAGAAGGGATTCTCGGCCGCATCACCAAATCGCTCGATTTAAACGATGCGAAAAACGCAGACATCGTCATTGAAGCGGCAGTCGAAAACATGGACGTTAAACATTCCATCTTCAAAACACTGGATGCGGCGGCACCCGAACATGCCATTCTCGCAACGAATACATCTTCGCTGCCGATTACGGAAATCGCAGCGGCGACGAACCGGCCGGAACGGGTGATCGGCATGCATTTCATGAATCCGGTCCCGGTCATGCAGCTTGTCGAAATTATCCGCGGGCTTGCCACGACGGATGAAGTGTACACAGCAGTTGAAGACATGACAACGAAACTCGGCAAGACGCCGGTCGAAGTGCAGGACTTCCCGGGCTTCGTCTCCAACCGGATTCTTATGCCGATGATCAACGAAGCGATTTTCACGCTGCAGGAAGGCGTCGCCTCGAAAGAAGCGATCGACAGCGTCATGAAACTCGGCATGAATCATCCGATGGGCCCGCTTACGTTAGCGGATTTCATCGGCTTGGATACCTGTCTCTACATTATGGAAATCCTGTACGAAGGCTTTGGCGACAGCAAATACCGCCCGAGCCCGCTTCTCCGGAAATACGTCGCAGCCGGCTGGCTCGGCAAGAAAACCGGAAGAGGGTTCTACGACTATAGCTGA
- a CDS encoding acetyl-CoA C-acetyltransferase: MPKTVILDGARTAFGKFGGNLSSLTASDLGGYAIKAALERAGVKPEEVDEVIMGNVLQAGQGQIPSRQAADKAGIPFDVKTETINKVCASGMRSVTLGDQLIRLGDEEVIVAGGMESMSNAPYYLPKARWGLRMGNAEVVDGMVYDGLSCSFSPERVHMGTYGNETAEKFGLSREEQDSWSYRSHDRAVNSRELLAEEIAPIDIPQRKGDPITVDTDEAPRADTSVESLAKLRPAFGKDGTITAGNAPGVNDGAAAFVLMSEERAKRDGKTPLAYVLGHAEVAVEPNRFPETPGLVINKLLEKTGKTLEDIDLFEINEAFAAVALASSKIADLDAEKVNVNGGSVALGHPIGASGARIVLTLAYELKRRGGGIGIASICSGGGQGDAIMIEVPKQGAQ, encoded by the coding sequence ATGCCAAAAACCGTAATTTTGGATGGAGCCCGCACCGCTTTCGGCAAATTCGGAGGAAACTTAAGTTCTTTAACTGCAAGCGATCTTGGTGGATACGCAATCAAGGCAGCGCTCGAGCGGGCCGGTGTCAAACCCGAAGAAGTCGATGAAGTTATCATGGGGAACGTATTGCAGGCGGGGCAGGGGCAGATTCCATCCCGCCAGGCAGCTGACAAAGCCGGCATCCCATTTGACGTGAAAACAGAAACGATCAATAAAGTCTGCGCGTCCGGTATGCGCTCCGTTACGCTTGGCGATCAGCTCATTCGTCTCGGTGACGAAGAAGTGATCGTCGCAGGCGGCATGGAATCGATGTCCAATGCGCCGTATTATTTACCGAAAGCGCGCTGGGGCCTGCGCATGGGCAATGCCGAAGTGGTGGATGGCATGGTGTATGACGGACTCAGCTGTTCATTCAGTCCGGAGCGCGTCCATATGGGCACCTACGGGAACGAAACTGCCGAAAAATTCGGCCTGTCGCGGGAAGAGCAGGACAGTTGGTCATACCGTTCCCATGACCGCGCCGTCAACTCCCGTGAACTGCTGGCTGAGGAAATTGCGCCGATCGACATCCCGCAGCGCAAAGGTGATCCGATTACAGTGGATACGGATGAAGCGCCGCGTGCCGACACCTCCGTCGAGTCGCTTGCAAAACTGCGGCCGGCATTCGGGAAAGACGGCACAATCACTGCGGGCAACGCACCGGGCGTCAATGATGGCGCCGCTGCATTCGTCCTCATGAGTGAAGAACGCGCAAAACGGGACGGAAAGACCCCGCTCGCTTATGTGCTCGGACACGCTGAAGTGGCAGTTGAACCGAACCGATTCCCGGAAACCCCGGGTCTTGTCATCAATAAATTACTGGAGAAAACCGGCAAGACGCTTGAAGACATCGATTTATTTGAAATCAATGAAGCATTCGCGGCAGTTGCACTCGCCAGTTCGAAAATCGCCGATCTTGACGCGGAAAAAGTGAACGTCAATGGAGGATCCGTCGCACTCGGACATCCGATCGGCGCAAGCGGCGCGCGCATCGTGCTGACACTTGCTTATGAGCTGAAGCGCCGCGGCGGCGGCATCGGCATCGCATCCATCTGCTCAGGCGGCGGACAAGGTGATGCCATCATGATTGAAGTACCGAAACAGGGGGCTCAGTAA
- a CDS encoding heterodisulfide reductase-related iron-sulfur binding cluster, with amino-acid sequence MEPLLIANWILFLSVTAYGIYLFLYVLKTRRDFIKLGKKAEFEENVRERMRKIMVNVFGQKKLLKDKKSGSIHVMFFYGFLLVQFGAIDFIIKGLNPGTHLPFGPLYPAFTLFQEIVTFVILVAVVWAFYRRYIEKLVRLKRTWKSGLVLIFIGGLMVSVLVGNGMSLVWLDHPTGWTEPIASIVATLFGWAGETFAITVFYIAWWVHLLFLLAFLVYVPQSKHAHLIFGPVNTYFHRLDHVGRLKPLNFEDLEDDESDEMPTFGVGKVTDFNQAQMIDFYACVECGRCTNMCPATGTGKMLSPMDLIVKLRDNLTNTGAVQTKQKPWVPAFLFGNTQGNQLALAAGAEGAVIDDIYNPSLIGDVITEEEIWACTTCRNCEDQCPVMNEHVDKIIDLRRYLVMTEGRMDKDAQRAMTNIEKQGNPWGLNRKEKENWRDERPDISIPTVKELKKAGEDFEYLFWVGSMGAFDSRSQKIALSFANLMNEAGVKFAILGNKEKNSGDTPRRLGNEFLFQELATENIKEFEKNDVKKIVTIDPHAYNIFKNEYPDFGFEAEVFHHTEMLFDLVQEGRLKPKFRVDEKITFHDSCYLGRYNGVYDAPREILRAIEGVELVEMVRNRQDAMCCGAGGGLMWMEEDVGNRVNVARTEQALAVSPSMISSGCPYCLTMLSDGTKAKEVEEMVGTYDVAEILERAVIGEPTAPTAPEEEPVVQ; translated from the coding sequence ATGGAGCCGCTGCTCATTGCTAACTGGATTTTATTTCTCTCTGTAACCGCTTACGGAATTTATCTGTTTCTTTACGTGCTCAAAACGCGTCGCGATTTCATAAAGCTCGGCAAGAAAGCCGAGTTTGAAGAGAACGTTCGGGAACGTATGCGTAAAATCATGGTCAACGTGTTCGGCCAGAAAAAATTGCTGAAGGATAAGAAGAGCGGATCGATTCATGTCATGTTCTTCTATGGCTTCCTGCTCGTGCAGTTCGGAGCGATTGATTTCATTATCAAAGGCCTTAATCCGGGTACGCATCTGCCGTTCGGCCCGCTGTATCCGGCGTTCACGCTGTTCCAGGAAATCGTGACATTCGTAATTCTTGTTGCTGTCGTCTGGGCATTCTACCGCCGCTACATTGAGAAACTTGTCCGTCTGAAGCGCACATGGAAATCAGGTCTTGTGCTCATCTTTATCGGCGGTCTCATGGTTTCTGTACTGGTCGGAAATGGCATGTCGCTTGTATGGCTGGATCATCCGACTGGCTGGACGGAGCCGATTGCTTCAATTGTCGCTACATTATTTGGCTGGGCAGGGGAAACGTTCGCGATTACTGTGTTCTATATTGCCTGGTGGGTACACTTGCTGTTCCTGCTCGCGTTCCTTGTGTACGTGCCGCAGTCGAAACACGCACACCTCATTTTCGGACCGGTCAACACGTATTTCCACCGGCTGGATCATGTCGGACGTCTTAAGCCGCTCAATTTTGAGGACTTGGAAGACGACGAGTCTGACGAAATGCCGACATTCGGCGTCGGAAAAGTGACCGACTTTAACCAGGCGCAAATGATCGACTTCTATGCCTGTGTTGAATGTGGCCGCTGTACGAATATGTGTCCGGCAACCGGAACAGGGAAAATGCTGTCACCGATGGATCTCATCGTGAAGCTGCGGGATAACCTGACGAATACCGGCGCTGTACAGACGAAACAAAAGCCGTGGGTGCCTGCGTTTTTATTCGGTAATACACAGGGCAATCAGCTGGCGCTGGCCGCCGGTGCTGAAGGTGCCGTCATCGATGACATCTACAACCCGTCCCTGATCGGCGATGTTATCACGGAAGAAGAAATCTGGGCGTGCACAACGTGCCGGAACTGTGAAGACCAGTGCCCGGTTATGAACGAGCATGTCGATAAAATCATCGATCTCCGCCGTTATCTTGTTATGACAGAAGGCCGCATGGATAAAGATGCACAACGCGCGATGACAAACATCGAAAAGCAAGGCAATCCATGGGGACTGAACCGGAAAGAGAAAGAAAACTGGCGCGATGAGCGTCCGGATATCTCAATCCCGACGGTGAAAGAACTGAAAAAAGCCGGTGAAGACTTCGAGTACCTCTTCTGGGTCGGATCAATGGGCGCATTCGACAGCCGTTCGCAGAAAATTGCGCTGTCATTCGCTAACCTGATGAACGAAGCTGGCGTGAAATTCGCGATTCTCGGCAATAAAGAAAAGAATTCCGGTGATACACCACGCCGTCTCGGAAACGAGTTTTTATTCCAGGAACTGGCGACGGAAAATATCAAGGAATTTGAAAAGAACGATGTGAAGAAGATCGTCACAATCGATCCGCACGCCTACAATATCTTTAAAAATGAATATCCGGATTTCGGATTCGAAGCGGAAGTATTCCACCATACGGAAATGCTGTTCGACCTCGTGCAGGAAGGCCGTCTGAAACCGAAATTCCGGGTTGATGAAAAAATCACATTCCATGATTCCTGCTACCTCGGCCGTTACAACGGCGTCTATGACGCACCGCGGGAAATTCTCCGTGCGATTGAAGGCGTGGAACTCGTTGAAATGGTCCGTAACCGTCAGGACGCCATGTGCTGCGGAGCCGGCGGCGGGCTGATGTGGATGGAGGAAGATGTAGGGAATCGCGTGAATGTAGCGCGGACGGAGCAGGCATTGGCTGTCAGCCCGAGCATGATTTCTTCCGGTTGCCCATACTGCCTGACCATGCTGTCAGACGGCACAAAAGCGAAGGAAGTTGAAGAAATGGTCGGCACTTATGACGTTGCGGAAATTCTGGAACGGGCTGTCATCGGTGAACCGACTGCACCGACTGCACCGGAAGAAGAGCCGGTCGTTCAATAA
- a CDS encoding ECF transporter S component, giving the protein MNIRTLTAAAMFMSLSAVGGMLKLPVGPSSIAFDSFPALVAVLFLSAPVAGIVGAGGHLLSALYGGMPLGPFHFLIAAEMFIVVFGFAKLNEIGIPGLKWLFFVLGNGIIAAVPFYFLLSPAFFFAAVPGLLLAAAGNALAAGLVLPVLLNRKSRDKTCGMH; this is encoded by the coding sequence ATGAACATCCGGACATTGACGGCAGCAGCGATGTTCATGAGCCTGTCGGCGGTCGGCGGGATGCTGAAGCTGCCAGTCGGACCCTCATCCATCGCCTTTGACTCCTTTCCGGCGCTGGTTGCCGTACTGTTTCTGTCGGCACCGGTTGCCGGGATTGTCGGCGCAGGCGGACATTTGCTGTCAGCTCTCTATGGCGGAATGCCGCTCGGACCGTTCCATTTCCTGATCGCAGCGGAAATGTTCATAGTTGTTTTCGGTTTCGCCAAACTGAATGAGATTGGAATCCCCGGTTTGAAATGGCTGTTTTTTGTGTTAGGTAACGGGATTATTGCCGCTGTGCCATTCTATTTTCTGCTGTCACCCGCCTTTTTCTTTGCCGCTGTACCGGGCCTGCTGCTTGCAGCAGCGGGAAATGCACTGGCTGCCGGGTTGGTGCTGCCGGTTTTATTGAATAGGAAATCGAGGGATAAGACATGCGGCATGCATTGA
- a CDS encoding cob(I)yrinic acid a,c-diamide adenosyltransferase produces the protein MKIYTKTGDKGQTSLIGARADKDAPRIEAYGTIDEVNSFIGKAMTELDEARYADLLEDLENIQNELFDCGGDLADVRKSPKYKMTDEPVEVLEKRIDELMEEPPLLERFILPGGAPAAATLHIARTVTRRAERQTVTLMKADENVPAVVQRYLNRLSDYLFAAARVINSRAGIPDNEYVRSAKVFKNNGRAKKAEE, from the coding sequence TTGAAGATTTATACAAAAACAGGAGATAAGGGGCAGACTAGTTTGATCGGTGCCCGGGCAGACAAGGATGCACCGCGCATCGAAGCATACGGAACCATTGACGAAGTGAATTCCTTTATCGGAAAAGCTATGACTGAACTTGACGAAGCGCGGTACGCAGACCTGCTTGAGGACCTGGAAAACATTCAGAACGAGTTATTTGACTGCGGCGGCGATTTGGCTGATGTACGAAAGTCGCCGAAATATAAAATGACGGATGAGCCGGTGGAAGTGCTGGAAAAACGAATCGATGAGCTGATGGAAGAACCGCCTTTACTGGAACGCTTCATCCTGCCGGGCGGTGCGCCGGCTGCTGCGACGCTGCATATTGCACGGACGGTGACCCGGCGTGCTGAACGGCAGACCGTAACGCTGATGAAAGCGGATGAAAACGTTCCCGCCGTAGTTCAGCGCTATTTGAACCGGCTATCGGATTATTTATTCGCAGCGGCCCGGGTCATCAATTCCAGGGCCGGCATTCCGGATAATGAATATGTAAGAAGTGCAAAAGTGTTCAAGAACAATGGACGCGCTAAAAAAGCGGAAGAATGA
- a CDS encoding bifunctional adenosylcobinamide kinase/adenosylcobinamide-phosphate guanylyltransferase: MHIIFGGAYNGKREYVKRQLTGCRYSWYEGKLPDKADGLPVIAGVEQWIKQQLEAGSTENAVARDALKAVQDNQIWILTDLHRGIVPIDPLERKMRDATGRLYQRLFSQAAGVTRIWYGIPQILKGDEPLEDLYKNRR, from the coding sequence ATGCATATCATATTCGGCGGCGCCTATAACGGCAAGCGGGAGTATGTGAAACGGCAGCTTACAGGATGCCGGTACAGCTGGTATGAGGGAAAGCTGCCCGATAAGGCTGATGGGCTGCCCGTGATAGCGGGCGTGGAACAATGGATAAAACAGCAACTGGAAGCCGGTTCGACGGAAAACGCAGTGGCAAGGGATGCGCTGAAAGCGGTGCAGGACAATCAAATCTGGATTCTCACCGATCTTCATCGCGGAATTGTGCCGATCGATCCGCTTGAACGGAAAATGCGGGATGCGACAGGCCGGCTCTACCAGCGGTTATTCAGCCAAGCAGCCGGCGTTACCCGTATTTGGTACGGTATTCCACAAATTTTGAAAGGGGATGAACCACTTGAAGATTTATACAAAAACAGGAGATAA
- a CDS encoding histidine phosphatase family protein: MDSAFILKLIRHAPTAGNKAKKYIGWTDEAVVPFQALPDFTVQEIWGSDLQRCRQTADQLFPAAQYRVNPDWRECYFGSWEGKTYAQLEYDETYQRWLNDPNEVAPPGGERLSDVAERVNRAVRALPHGKEHIVITHGGPIRLLLKQGNGGSFWEQPARHGICYTLTWNSRKECEEGARCISYSAAPITASGSM, encoded by the coding sequence ATGGACAGTGCTTTTATTCTTAAATTAATCCGGCATGCACCGACGGCCGGCAATAAAGCAAAAAAATACATTGGCTGGACCGATGAAGCGGTAGTGCCATTCCAGGCGCTGCCTGATTTCACAGTTCAAGAGATATGGGGCAGCGATCTGCAGCGCTGCCGACAGACGGCGGACCAGCTGTTTCCGGCAGCGCAGTACCGTGTGAATCCGGATTGGCGGGAATGCTATTTCGGCTCCTGGGAAGGAAAAACCTATGCGCAGCTCGAATATGATGAAACGTATCAGCGCTGGCTGAATGATCCAAATGAAGTCGCTCCTCCAGGCGGTGAACGCTTATCGGATGTAGCGGAACGCGTCAATCGCGCCGTTCGTGCATTGCCGCATGGCAAAGAACACATTGTGATCACCCACGGCGGTCCGATCCGTCTGCTGCTCAAGCAGGGAAATGGCGGATCTTTTTGGGAACAGCCCGCCCGGCATGGTATTTGTTATACACTTACATGGAACAGCCGGAAGGAATGTGAGGAGGGAGCGCGATGCATATCATATTCGGCGGCGCCTATAACGGCAAGCGGGAGTATGTGA
- the cobS gene encoding adenosylcobinamide-GDP ribazoletransferase codes for MRQWVIGMALAIQFFSSIPVNRQLPMDRKSITGMYAALPVLGAGMGGTLVLAVFLFTETMQFSGLFVAFLLVLLSAVLTGGLHLDGLADTGDAFFSYQEQEKRLAILEDPRIGAFGTLTLIFALLGKLVIIAEIIPDVPLLAVAAVPVLSRIGLLLLFSGTASTKNTGLAAFFMQHANRRLLQFLATLYLLIVIAAGALLNYALPLLILSSILLVSLLWYRRWCSRHFGGVTGDLFGAYIEGTELLLWTVLLFLN; via the coding sequence ATGCGGCAGTGGGTTATCGGCATGGCGCTGGCCATTCAGTTTTTCTCGTCCATTCCGGTGAACCGGCAGCTGCCGATGGACCGGAAAAGTATTACGGGGATGTACGCCGCGTTGCCGGTTCTCGGTGCCGGTATGGGCGGTACGTTGGTTCTTGCAGTTTTTCTTTTCACGGAAACAATGCAGTTCAGCGGTTTGTTTGTAGCCTTTTTGCTGGTTCTGTTAAGCGCTGTCTTAACCGGCGGGCTGCATCTGGATGGGCTTGCGGATACAGGCGATGCCTTCTTTTCTTATCAGGAGCAGGAAAAGCGGCTGGCCATTTTAGAAGACCCGAGAATCGGTGCGTTCGGCACATTGACGCTGATATTCGCGCTTCTCGGGAAACTGGTGATCATTGCGGAAATTATTCCTGATGTGCCGCTTTTGGCGGTAGCGGCTGTTCCGGTTCTTTCACGGATCGGTCTGCTGCTGTTGTTCAGCGGAACCGCCAGCACGAAGAACACCGGCCTGGCCGCTTTTTTCATGCAGCACGCAAACCGGCGACTGCTCCAGTTCCTGGCGACACTGTACTTATTGATCGTCATTGCGGCAGGTGCACTGCTGAATTATGCATTGCCGTTACTTATACTCAGCAGCATTCTGCTGGTGTCATTATTATGGTACCGGCGCTGGTGCAGCCGCCATTTTGGCGGCGTAACCGGTGATTTATTCGGGGCATATATTGAAGGGACGGAATTGCTGCTATGGACAGTGCTTTTATTCTTAAATTAA
- a CDS encoding cobyric acid synthase — protein sequence MKGIMIQGTSSDVGKSMICTALCRILSDEGKQVAPFKSQNMSNNSYVTVLGEEIGRAQGVQAEAARTVATVNMNPILLKPESDMRSQVILFGKKRQAMDGMAYRTDFYEEGLTAIDRALQALGQTYSHIVIEGAGSPAEVNLNDRELVNMSVAERADVSVILVADIERGGVFASIVGTLALMPNPERVKGLLINKFRGDIRLFEDGVAFLESYTGIPVLGVIPYSPDHGIEQEDSLGVSSVRSSSESRPIDLAVLHHPYLSNFTDLEPLLQEPDVAVRWVRTTREIGKPDVLVLPGTKSTIADLRHWKQQGLAAMLKDLSPDTLIIGLCGGFQMMGASLKDPEGFDGLPAADEAGFGLIPGMETRFSADKYVKRRSGKALFPTGLVDVEGYEIHTGVSSKTEAPFIIYDGAAEGYWREGIIGTHLHGLFDRPDCRRAFLAPIRKRKGLSEPPAVDPVDRYDLWAEHVKSHIDWQAVSQMMEEES from the coding sequence GTGAAAGGGATTATGATTCAAGGCACTTCATCTGACGTCGGCAAGAGCATGATCTGCACGGCGTTATGCCGGATTCTGTCTGATGAAGGAAAACAGGTGGCGCCATTCAAATCACAGAACATGTCAAATAACTCGTACGTGACAGTGCTCGGTGAAGAAATCGGCCGGGCGCAGGGCGTACAGGCAGAAGCAGCCCGAACGGTGGCCACGGTTAATATGAATCCGATTCTTTTAAAACCGGAAAGCGATATGCGCTCCCAAGTCATCCTGTTCGGTAAAAAGCGGCAGGCGATGGATGGCATGGCGTACCGGACGGATTTTTACGAAGAAGGGCTGACGGCGATCGACCGGGCGCTTCAAGCGCTCGGTCAGACCTACAGTCATATCGTCATCGAAGGAGCCGGAAGCCCGGCGGAAGTGAATCTGAATGATCGGGAACTCGTGAACATGTCAGTTGCCGAGCGGGCGGATGTGTCAGTTATCCTGGTCGCTGACATTGAACGGGGCGGTGTATTCGCATCCATTGTCGGTACGCTTGCCCTCATGCCAAATCCCGAACGCGTCAAAGGTCTGCTGATCAATAAATTCCGGGGGGATATCCGCTTGTTTGAAGATGGTGTGGCGTTTCTGGAATCCTATACGGGTATCCCTGTGCTGGGCGTTATTCCGTATTCGCCGGATCACGGCATCGAACAGGAAGATTCGCTCGGTGTCAGTTCGGTCCGGTCTTCTTCGGAATCGCGCCCGATAGATCTGGCCGTTTTGCACCATCCGTATCTGTCGAATTTCACCGATCTCGAGCCGCTGCTGCAGGAACCGGATGTTGCGGTCAGATGGGTCCGCACCACTCGTGAAATCGGCAAACCGGATGTGCTTGTGCTGCCAGGGACGAAAAGCACGATCGCGGATCTGAGGCACTGGAAACAACAGGGACTTGCAGCGATGCTGAAAGATCTGTCACCGGATACCTTGATAATTGGTCTATGCGGCGGTTTCCAGATGATGGGTGCCAGCCTGAAGGATCCGGAAGGGTTTGATGGACTGCCGGCAGCCGATGAAGCGGGATTCGGACTCATTCCTGGAATGGAAACCCGTTTTTCAGCTGACAAGTATGTGAAAAGACGGAGCGGCAAGGCGTTGTTTCCAACAGGACTAGTGGACGTTGAAGGGTACGAAATCCATACAGGAGTATCCTCGAAGACAGAAGCGCCGTTCATCATATATGACGGTGCGGCAGAAGGTTATTGGCGCGAGGGTATCATCGGCACGCATTTGCATGGTTTATTTGACCGGCCGGACTGCCGGCGGGCATTTCTTGCGCCGATCCGGAAACGAAAAGGATTATCCGAGCCGCCTGCAGTGGATCCGGTCGACCGCTACGATTTGTGGGCAGAACACGTAAAATCGCATATTGACTGGCAGGCGGTCAGTCAGATGATGGAGGAGGAAAGCTGA
- a CDS encoding bifunctional adenosylcobinamide kinase/adenosylcobinamide-phosphate guanylyltransferase: MAAGKLIFVCGGVRSGKSNYAEKRILEVDSARRIYIASGKASDAEMEARIQRHRNEREGLGWLTIEQPTDLAQTISHLKKGDAVLWDCLTTYLANELYDGWETGAECATIPGCMDRKWRLLQEAIRNIREIAGLVVIVSNEVLDEPVQSEIYQRWLGMMHRWLAAEADEAIEIEFGMAQKRK; the protein is encoded by the coding sequence ATGGCTGCGGGGAAATTAATTTTTGTGTGCGGCGGCGTCAGAAGCGGTAAAAGCAATTATGCTGAAAAGAGAATCTTGGAAGTGGATTCAGCCCGCCGGATTTATATTGCGAGCGGCAAGGCGAGCGATGCTGAAATGGAAGCGCGAATCCAGCGGCATCGCAATGAACGGGAAGGACTAGGCTGGCTGACGATCGAGCAGCCGACCGACCTTGCTCAGACCATATCTCATTTGAAAAAAGGGGATGCTGTACTTTGGGATTGCCTGACCACCTATTTGGCAAACGAGCTATACGATGGCTGGGAGACAGGTGCCGAATGCGCAACCATTCCCGGCTGCATGGACAGGAAATGGCGATTGCTGCAGGAGGCGATCCGAAATATACGCGAGATAGCTGGGCTTGTGGTTATCGTATCCAATGAAGTGCTGGATGAACCGGTCCAAAGCGAAATTTATCAGCGCTGGCTCGGCATGATGCACCGATGGCTCGCCGCTGAAGCGGATGAAGCGATCGAAATTGAATTCGGAATGGCACAGAAAAGGAAGTGA